Proteins encoded by one window of Micromonospora coxensis:
- the purL gene encoding phosphoribosylformylglycinamidine synthase subunit PurL — MTTHPDPAVRETPGTFPAVPTEPRAAAVAPQGSPVDAGRPAAPAPAAEWVAGVDTVPRAAGTPEELQPYAELGLRDDEYDRIRHILGRRPTQAELAMYSIMWSEHCSYKSSKVHLRQFGEKAPPSDRLLAGIGENAGVVRVSDELAVTFKVESHNHPSFVEPYQGAATGVGGIVRDILAMGARPVAVMDPLRFGAADHPDTARVLPGVVAGVGGYGNCLGLPNIGGEVVFDPCYQGNPLVNALCLGVLPVDRLQKKDATGPGNIVVLMGARTGRDGIGGVSVLASATFDEGSEQRRPSVQVGDPFMEKLLIEACLELYDAELVVGIQDLGGAGLTCALTETAASAGTGMRVWLERVPLREPSMEPHEILASESQERMLLVVSPDKLEAVLKTAEKWGVWATAIGEVTAPSPDGQPGRLVVTWHDQLVVDVPPGSLVDDGPVYARPMREPADLILLQADRAETLPRPTDPEALRETVLRMIASPNLADKTWVTEQYDRYVLGNTVLAQPEDSGVIRIDERTGLGVALSVDGNGRYARLDPYNGTKLALAEAYRNVAVTGAKPIAVTNCLNFGSPEDPGVMWQFAEAVRGLADGCLELGIPVTGGNVSFYNQTGAAPIHPTPVVGVLGVLDDVADRVPMGFVPRAGGDHDQLFLLGDTHVELSGSEWAWVTHEHLGGMPPQVDLGRERQLAELMAEAARVGHLSSAHDLSDGGLAQSLVESCLRRGVGARIAVPERFADGSLPFVFLFSESAGRVLVSVPRGHEKAFTALCAERGVPWELIGVTDPAGGALEVHGQFRLGLDELREAHTATLPKLFGGPEAAQVEVEATRTGTTTVAPATAAQPVDVPTDGPAEAADAPAAEEVAVVPAAEGVPVVEAEPVAEAEPVAEAADPGEPAAGPESTTEASADATAPDAPAAQTGSGDDEQSAAPDKR, encoded by the coding sequence ATGACCACCCATCCGGACCCGGCCGTGCGGGAGACCCCGGGTACCTTCCCGGCCGTCCCGACGGAGCCGCGTGCGGCCGCCGTGGCGCCGCAGGGCAGCCCGGTCGACGCGGGCCGTCCGGCCGCCCCGGCGCCCGCCGCCGAGTGGGTCGCCGGCGTGGACACCGTGCCGCGCGCCGCGGGCACCCCGGAGGAACTTCAGCCGTACGCCGAGCTGGGCCTCCGTGACGACGAGTACGACCGGATCCGGCACATCCTCGGCCGGCGCCCGACCCAGGCCGAGCTGGCCATGTACTCGATCATGTGGAGCGAGCACTGCTCCTACAAGTCGAGCAAGGTGCACCTGCGCCAGTTCGGCGAGAAGGCCCCGCCGAGCGACCGGCTGCTGGCCGGCATCGGCGAGAACGCCGGCGTGGTCCGGGTCTCCGACGAGCTGGCGGTGACCTTCAAGGTCGAGTCGCACAACCACCCGAGCTTCGTCGAGCCGTACCAGGGCGCGGCGACCGGCGTCGGCGGCATCGTCCGGGACATCCTCGCCATGGGCGCCCGCCCGGTCGCGGTGATGGACCCGCTGCGCTTCGGCGCGGCCGACCACCCGGACACCGCCCGGGTGCTGCCCGGCGTCGTCGCCGGCGTCGGCGGGTACGGCAACTGCCTGGGCCTGCCGAACATCGGCGGCGAGGTCGTCTTCGACCCCTGCTACCAGGGCAACCCGCTGGTCAACGCGCTCTGCCTCGGTGTGCTGCCGGTGGACCGGCTGCAGAAGAAGGACGCCACCGGCCCCGGCAACATCGTGGTGCTGATGGGTGCCCGGACCGGGCGGGACGGCATCGGCGGCGTGTCGGTGCTGGCCAGCGCCACCTTCGACGAGGGCAGCGAGCAGCGCCGCCCGTCGGTGCAGGTCGGCGACCCGTTCATGGAGAAGCTGCTGATCGAGGCCTGCCTGGAGCTGTACGACGCCGAGCTGGTCGTCGGCATCCAGGACCTCGGCGGCGCCGGCCTGACCTGCGCGCTCACCGAGACCGCCGCGTCGGCCGGCACCGGCATGCGGGTGTGGCTGGAGCGGGTGCCGCTGCGCGAGCCCTCGATGGAGCCGCACGAGATCCTGGCCAGCGAGTCCCAGGAGCGGATGCTGCTGGTCGTCTCGCCGGACAAGCTGGAGGCGGTGCTCAAGACCGCCGAGAAGTGGGGCGTCTGGGCCACCGCGATCGGTGAGGTCACCGCGCCCTCGCCGGACGGCCAGCCGGGCCGGCTGGTGGTCACCTGGCACGACCAGCTCGTGGTCGACGTCCCGCCGGGCTCGCTGGTGGACGACGGTCCGGTCTACGCCCGCCCGATGCGCGAGCCGGCCGACCTGATCCTGCTCCAGGCCGACCGGGCCGAGACGCTGCCCCGGCCGACCGACCCGGAGGCGCTGCGGGAGACCGTGCTCCGGATGATCGCGTCGCCGAACCTGGCCGACAAGACCTGGGTCACCGAGCAGTACGACCGGTACGTGCTGGGCAACACCGTGCTCGCCCAGCCGGAGGACTCCGGCGTGATCCGGATCGACGAGCGGACCGGCCTCGGGGTCGCCCTCTCCGTCGACGGCAACGGCCGGTACGCCCGCCTCGACCCGTACAACGGCACGAAGCTGGCGCTCGCCGAGGCGTACCGGAACGTGGCGGTGACCGGCGCGAAGCCGATCGCCGTGACGAACTGCCTCAACTTCGGCTCCCCCGAGGACCCGGGCGTGATGTGGCAGTTCGCCGAGGCCGTGCGCGGCCTGGCGGACGGCTGCCTGGAGCTGGGCATCCCGGTGACCGGCGGCAACGTCAGCTTCTACAACCAGACCGGTGCCGCCCCGATCCACCCGACCCCGGTGGTCGGCGTGCTGGGCGTGCTGGACGACGTGGCCGACCGGGTGCCGATGGGCTTCGTCCCGCGTGCCGGCGGCGACCACGACCAGCTCTTCCTGCTCGGCGACACGCACGTGGAGCTCTCCGGCTCGGAGTGGGCCTGGGTGACCCACGAGCACCTGGGCGGCATGCCGCCGCAGGTCGACCTGGGCCGCGAGCGGCAGCTCGCCGAGCTGATGGCGGAGGCGGCCCGGGTGGGTCACCTCAGCTCCGCGCACGACCTCTCCGACGGTGGTCTCGCCCAGAGCCTGGTCGAGTCCTGCCTGCGGCGCGGGGTCGGCGCCCGGATCGCGGTGCCCGAGCGGTTCGCCGACGGGTCCCTGCCGTTCGTCTTCCTGTTCAGCGAGTCCGCCGGCCGGGTGCTGGTCTCGGTGCCGCGTGGGCACGAGAAGGCGTTCACCGCGCTCTGCGCCGAGCGGGGTGTGCCGTGGGAGCTGATCGGTGTCACCGATCCGGCCGGCGGCGCGCTGGAGGTGCACGGCCAGTTCCGGCTCGGCCTGGACGAGCTGCGCGAGGCGCACACCGCGACCCTGCCGAAGCTCTTCGGTGGCCCTGAGGCGGCGCAGGTCGAGGTCGAGGCGACCCGTACCGGCACCACCACCGTGGCCCCGGCGACCGCCGCGCAGCCGGTGGACGTGCCGACCGACGGACCGGCCGAGGCCGCCGACGCTCCGGCGGCCGAGGAGGTCGCGGTGGTGCCGGCCGCCGAGGGCGTACCGGTGGTGGAGGCCGAGCCGGTGGCCGAGGCCGAGCCGGTGGCCGAGGCCGCCGACCCGGGTGAGCCGGCTGCCGGACCGGAGTCGACCACGGAGGCCAGCGCCGATGCCACGGCTCCCGACGCTCCGGCGGCGCAGACCGGCTCCGGTGACGACGAGCAGTCCGCCGCGCCCGATAAGCGCTGA
- a CDS encoding 2-phosphosulfolactate phosphatase — MAAAVYAQPGSGARFDWGLSGAAELGRVCAALVVVDVLSFTTAVEVAVGRGMRVHPFPWGEQAADYARRVGAVAAVGRRQMTPEHPWSLSPAALATAPVVADLVLPSPNGSAISAAASATGLPVVAACLRNARAVGRWLRRHGYGSKDAPVGVVASGERWPDGTLRPSVEDQLGAASVLDALSGVPGGLSVEAAMALAALASTPDVPAAVRGCVSGRELIEGGFAADVEVAVQVDASEVVPLLRQGVFSAA, encoded by the coding sequence TTGGCCGCGGCCGTCTACGCCCAGCCCGGCTCGGGCGCCCGGTTCGACTGGGGCCTGAGCGGGGCGGCGGAGCTGGGCCGCGTCTGCGCGGCGCTGGTGGTGGTGGACGTGCTCTCGTTCACCACCGCCGTGGAGGTCGCGGTCGGTCGGGGCATGCGGGTGCACCCGTTCCCCTGGGGTGAGCAGGCCGCCGACTACGCCCGGCGGGTCGGCGCGGTCGCCGCGGTGGGCCGCCGGCAGATGACCCCGGAACACCCGTGGTCGCTCTCCCCGGCGGCGCTGGCCACCGCGCCGGTCGTCGCCGATCTGGTGCTGCCGTCCCCGAACGGGTCGGCCATCAGCGCCGCCGCGAGCGCCACCGGCCTGCCGGTGGTCGCCGCCTGCCTGCGCAACGCCCGCGCCGTCGGGCGATGGCTGCGCCGCCACGGGTACGGCTCGAAGGACGCCCCGGTGGGGGTGGTCGCCTCCGGTGAACGGTGGCCCGACGGCACGCTCCGCCCCTCGGTGGAGGACCAGCTCGGCGCGGCCAGCGTGCTCGACGCCCTCTCCGGGGTGCCGGGCGGGCTCTCGGTGGAGGCGGCGATGGCGCTCGCCGCGCTGGCCAGCACCCCGGACGTCCCCGCAGCGGTCCGTGGCTGTGTCTCCGGCCGGGAGCTGATCGAGGGTGGCTTCGCCGCCGACGTGGAGGTTGCCGTGCAGGTGGACGCCTCCGAGGTGGTCCCGCTGCTGCGCCAGGGCGTCTTCTCCGCCGCCTGA
- a CDS encoding carboxypeptidase-like regulatory domain-containing protein, translating to MSTHRRAWSQRAGVVVALVTGALLTVPATPALAANVNVSPSSVTINAGSDTTVSVTITPSIEDKSAQVGVTGLPSGVSCNGCGTVNFNGPPGTPKRVLLTLRANDNAPDGNNSATVQVQPDQSDPATAPLSVTVKAKAAPTTRPPETQTVKSISGKVVVAANGDAVPNAVVMLRDSQGHQYQTTSDGSGNWRFTGSSSQPIAPGRIDLGASKGTDAVNTKVINASAGQSLTGQRITLPIKVEVSPSATPSTSVEAVPTEEVTEDATDTSAEATPAQPQAASNDDGGGMGSFLVILLGGLLVAAGVGTIVLLWMRRKNADDEDGDGAAPVGAAAGAAAGARGGLRGADDQTRVVNRVGAGPDPTMVGGTSLSDAPTMMHRPIVDDVPPDPYGAPPQPYGAGAAAGGWAGSGYGDEPAQGGYGQPGGYGNAPSSGGGYGSAPASGAGAGAGAGYGNAPASGGGYGTEPGYGAAGAAAGGYGNAPASGAGYGNAPAAGGYGNDYGAPAGGPGYAGPEQGGGYGERYDEPTGRYTGESTGNYTPPADPYPTSTYQPEQSYAQPEPGYGQEPTGGYRGGNGYGAPGGGYDAGPQQGYDNGYDQRGGYDQQGGYPGQAGYDQQGGYPGHQGGYDQQQAGYDQQPPQQRGGGYDAAGYDQQQGGGYYGDQAPAGRARPDVPPAQDRGGRRLDWLDD from the coding sequence GTGTCAACACACCGACGTGCCTGGAGCCAGCGGGCCGGTGTGGTCGTAGCGCTGGTTACCGGCGCCCTGCTCACCGTCCCCGCCACACCGGCCCTCGCCGCGAACGTCAACGTCTCGCCCAGCTCGGTGACGATCAACGCCGGTAGCGACACCACCGTCAGCGTGACGATCACCCCCAGCATCGAGGACAAGAGCGCACAGGTCGGCGTCACCGGGCTGCCCTCGGGGGTGAGCTGCAACGGCTGCGGGACGGTCAACTTCAACGGCCCGCCCGGCACCCCGAAGCGGGTCCTGCTGACCCTCAGGGCGAACGACAATGCGCCGGACGGCAACAACTCCGCCACCGTGCAGGTCCAACCCGACCAGTCGGACCCGGCCACCGCGCCACTCTCCGTGACCGTCAAGGCCAAGGCGGCCCCCACCACCAGGCCGCCGGAGACCCAGACCGTCAAGTCGATCTCCGGCAAGGTCGTCGTGGCCGCCAACGGCGACGCCGTCCCCAACGCCGTGGTGATGCTGCGCGACTCCCAGGGTCACCAGTACCAGACCACCAGCGACGGCAGCGGCAACTGGCGGTTCACCGGCTCCTCCTCGCAGCCCATCGCCCCCGGCCGGATCGACCTGGGCGCCAGCAAGGGCACCGACGCGGTCAACACCAAGGTGATCAACGCGAGCGCCGGGCAGAGCCTGACCGGCCAGCGGATCACCCTGCCGATCAAGGTCGAGGTCTCCCCGAGCGCCACCCCGTCGACCTCCGTCGAGGCGGTGCCGACCGAGGAGGTGACCGAGGACGCCACCGACACCAGCGCCGAGGCCACCCCGGCTCAGCCCCAGGCCGCCTCGAACGACGACGGCGGCGGGATGGGCTCGTTCCTGGTCATTCTGCTCGGCGGCCTGCTCGTGGCGGCCGGCGTCGGCACGATCGTGCTGCTCTGGATGCGTCGCAAGAACGCCGACGACGAGGACGGCGACGGCGCCGCCCCGGTCGGGGCGGCGGCGGGCGCGGCCGCGGGCGCCCGGGGCGGGCTGCGCGGGGCCGACGACCAGACCCGCGTGGTCAACCGGGTCGGCGCCGGGCCGGACCCGACGATGGTCGGCGGCACCTCGCTGAGCGACGCGCCGACGATGATGCACCGCCCGATCGTCGACGACGTCCCGCCGGACCCGTACGGGGCTCCGCCGCAGCCGTACGGCGCGGGCGCCGCAGCGGGCGGCTGGGCCGGCAGCGGCTACGGCGACGAGCCCGCCCAGGGCGGGTACGGCCAGCCGGGCGGCTACGGCAACGCGCCGTCCTCCGGTGGCGGCTACGGCAGCGCCCCCGCCTCCGGCGCCGGCGCCGGCGCCGGCGCCGGCTACGGCAACGCCCCCGCCTCGGGCGGCGGTTACGGCACCGAGCCCGGTTACGGCGCCGCCGGCGCCGCTGCCGGCGGCTACGGCAACGCGCCCGCCTCCGGCGCCGGCTACGGCAACGCCCCGGCCGCTGGCGGCTACGGCAACGACTACGGCGCCCCGGCTGGCGGTCCCGGCTACGCCGGGCCGGAGCAGGGCGGCGGCTACGGCGAGCGGTACGACGAGCCGACCGGCCGCTACACCGGCGAGTCCACCGGCAACTACACCCCGCCGGCCGACCCGTACCCGACCAGCACCTACCAGCCGGAGCAGAGCTACGCCCAGCCCGAGCCGGGCTACGGTCAGGAGCCGACCGGCGGCTACCGGGGCGGCAACGGGTACGGCGCGCCGGGCGGCGGCTACGACGCCGGCCCGCAACAGGGCTACGACAACGGGTACGACCAGCGCGGCGGGTACGACCAGCAGGGCGGCTACCCCGGCCAGGCCGGGTACGACCAGCAGGGCGGCTACCCCGGCCACCAGGGCGGGTACGACCAGCAGCAGGCCGGGTACGACCAGCAGCCCCCGCAGCAGCGTGGCGGCGGGTACGACGCGGCCGGGTACGACCAGCAGCAGGGCGGCGGCTACTACGGCGACCAGGCCCCCGCGGGCCGGGCCCGGCCGGACGTGCCCCCGGCGCAGGACCGGGGCGGTCGCCGCCTCGACTGGCTGGACGACTGA
- a CDS encoding sterol carrier family protein: MSSPHIKSAAVAAALTALDEGRVPERPVYREAVRALLAALADRAPGRSVEVRVPPYGAVQCLPGPRHTRGTPPNVVEMDPPTWLALATGRLSWADAVTDGRVQVSGNRADLSAHLPL, from the coding sequence GTGTCCTCTCCGCACATTAAGTCCGCCGCGGTCGCGGCGGCGCTGACGGCGCTCGACGAGGGGCGTGTCCCCGAACGGCCGGTGTACCGGGAGGCGGTCCGTGCCTTGTTGGCCGCCTTGGCGGATCGCGCCCCCGGCCGATCGGTGGAGGTGCGTGTCCCACCTTACGGTGCAGTTCAGTGTCTTCCGGGTCCCCGACACACCCGCGGCACCCCGCCGAACGTGGTGGAGATGGATCCGCCGACCTGGTTGGCGCTGGCCACCGGACGGCTCTCCTGGGCCGACGCGGTCACCGACGGTCGCGTACAGGTGAGTGGAAACCGGGCGGATCTCTCCGCCCATCTGCCCCTCTAG
- the purF gene encoding amidophosphoribosyltransferase: protein MPRGDGRLSHDLDPQRPGPQDACGVFGVWAPGEEVANLTYFGLYALQHRGQEAAGIAVSDGSGVVVYKDLGLVAQVFDEPTLASLRGHLAIGHTRYSTTGASNWENAQPTIRSTSSGTTIALAHNGNLVNTAALEKEVAERGLVADGATNDTSLVTMLLASRPDLSVEGAALEVLPQLKGAFSFVFMDESTLYAARDPHGVRPLVLGRLERGWVVASETAALDIVGASVVREVEPGELIAIDEDGLRSTRFAVPEPKGCLFEYVYIARPDATIAGRNVHAARVQIGRQLAKEHPVEADLVIPVPESGTPAAIGYAEASGITYGAGLMKNPYVGRTFIQPSQTLRQLGIRLKLNPLRQNVRGKRLVVVDDSIVRGNTQRAIVRMLREAGALEVHVRISSPPVTWPCFYGIDFATRAELLANGLDNEGIRRSIGADTLGYVSLPGLIAATEQPKTRLCRACFDGEYPIELPAGNLIGKHVLEGVGRRVAQEAPDTPEHTATPLVATPGGATVHRP, encoded by the coding sequence GTGCCCCGAGGCGACGGCCGGCTGAGCCACGACCTTGATCCCCAACGACCCGGCCCCCAGGACGCGTGTGGCGTCTTCGGTGTCTGGGCGCCCGGTGAAGAGGTCGCCAACCTGACCTACTTCGGTCTCTACGCGCTCCAGCACCGGGGCCAGGAGGCCGCCGGCATCGCGGTGAGCGACGGCTCCGGGGTGGTGGTCTACAAGGACCTGGGCCTGGTGGCCCAGGTGTTCGACGAGCCCACGCTGGCGAGCCTGCGCGGCCACCTCGCGATCGGCCACACCCGTTACTCGACCACCGGCGCGTCGAACTGGGAGAACGCCCAGCCGACCATCCGGTCCACCAGCTCCGGCACGACCATCGCCCTGGCCCACAACGGCAACCTGGTCAACACCGCCGCGCTGGAGAAGGAGGTGGCCGAGCGGGGGCTGGTCGCCGACGGCGCCACCAACGACACCTCGCTGGTGACCATGCTGCTGGCCAGCCGCCCCGACCTGTCGGTGGAGGGTGCCGCGCTGGAGGTGCTGCCGCAGCTCAAGGGCGCGTTCAGCTTCGTCTTCATGGACGAGTCGACGCTCTACGCGGCCCGTGACCCGCACGGGGTGCGGCCGCTGGTGCTCGGCCGGCTGGAGCGCGGCTGGGTGGTCGCCAGCGAGACCGCCGCGCTGGACATCGTGGGCGCGAGCGTGGTCCGCGAGGTCGAGCCGGGCGAGTTGATCGCGATCGACGAGGACGGCCTGCGGTCCACCCGGTTCGCCGTGCCGGAGCCGAAGGGCTGCCTCTTCGAGTACGTGTACATCGCCCGCCCGGACGCCACCATCGCCGGGCGCAACGTGCACGCCGCCCGGGTGCAGATCGGCCGTCAACTGGCCAAGGAGCACCCGGTCGAGGCCGACCTGGTGATCCCGGTGCCGGAGTCGGGCACCCCGGCCGCGATCGGCTACGCCGAGGCGTCCGGCATCACGTACGGCGCGGGCCTGATGAAGAACCCGTACGTCGGGCGGACCTTCATCCAGCCCTCGCAGACGCTGCGCCAGCTCGGCATCCGGCTGAAGCTCAACCCGCTGCGGCAGAACGTCCGGGGCAAGCGGCTGGTGGTGGTCGACGACTCGATCGTGCGCGGCAACACCCAGCGGGCCATCGTGCGGATGCTGCGTGAGGCGGGCGCGCTGGAGGTGCACGTGCGGATCTCCTCCCCGCCGGTCACCTGGCCGTGTTTCTACGGCATCGATTTCGCCACCCGGGCCGAGTTGCTGGCCAACGGGTTGGACAACGAGGGCATCCGGCGCTCGATCGGCGCGGACACCCTCGGCTACGTATCGCTCCCCGGTCTCATCGCCGCGACCGAGCAGCCCAAGACCCGGCTCTGCCGCGCCTGCTTCGACGGGGAGTATCCGATCGAGCTGCCGGCCGGGAACCTGATCGGCAAGCACGTGCTCGAAGGAGTGGGACGTCGGGTCGCCCAGGAGGCGCCGGACACCCCGGAGCACACCGCCACACCGCTCGTCGCCACTCCGGGCGGCGCGACCGTCCACCGCCCGTAG
- the purM gene encoding phosphoribosylformylglycinamidine cyclo-ligase, translating into MTHVSERSGAASSPTGAGDDRQPWTAGTGRTTRRRSVSYADAGVSIEAGDRAVELLKSKVKQTRRPEVMGDLGGFAGLFRLDTKKYKNPILASSTDGVGTKLVIAQQMDIHDTVGIDLVAMVVDDLVACGAEPLFLLDYIATGEVVPDRVAEIGAGIADGCRYAGCALLGGETAEHPGVLRPDEYDISATGVGVVEESEILSPERVEVGDVVIAMRSSGLHSNGYSLVRHVLLGAGRMRLDVVIEDFGRQRTLGEELLTPTKIYAQDCLKLIAEAEVRSIAHVTGGGIPGNLVRILPEHVDAVVNRSTWKPQPIFDLIQSKGRIEDPEMESTFNMGVGMFAIVSAEDADRALATLAGRGVDAWQAGEIIEGTGNVQMIGQHTRG; encoded by the coding sequence GTGACGCACGTGTCCGAGCGCAGCGGCGCAGCAAGCAGCCCGACCGGCGCCGGCGACGACCGCCAGCCCTGGACGGCCGGCACCGGCCGTACGACGCGCAGACGCTCGGTCTCGTACGCGGACGCCGGGGTGTCGATCGAGGCGGGCGACCGCGCGGTCGAGCTGCTCAAGTCCAAGGTGAAGCAGACCCGGCGCCCGGAGGTCATGGGCGACCTGGGCGGCTTCGCCGGCCTGTTCCGGCTGGACACGAAGAAGTACAAGAACCCGATCCTGGCCTCCTCCACCGACGGTGTGGGCACCAAGCTGGTGATCGCGCAGCAGATGGACATCCACGACACGGTCGGCATCGACCTGGTCGCGATGGTCGTCGACGACCTGGTGGCCTGCGGCGCCGAGCCGTTGTTCCTGCTGGACTACATCGCCACCGGCGAGGTCGTCCCGGACCGGGTGGCCGAGATCGGCGCGGGCATCGCCGACGGCTGCCGGTACGCCGGCTGCGCCCTGCTCGGTGGCGAGACCGCCGAGCACCCGGGCGTGCTGCGCCCCGACGAGTACGACATCTCCGCCACCGGTGTCGGCGTGGTGGAGGAGAGCGAGATCCTCAGCCCGGAGCGGGTCGAGGTCGGTGACGTGGTGATCGCCATGCGCTCGTCCGGCCTGCACTCCAACGGCTACTCGCTGGTGCGGCACGTGCTGCTGGGCGCCGGCCGGATGCGGCTGGACGTGGTGATCGAGGACTTCGGCCGGCAGCGCACCCTCGGCGAGGAGCTGCTCACCCCGACCAAGATCTACGCGCAGGACTGCCTCAAGCTGATCGCCGAGGCGGAGGTGCGGTCCATCGCCCACGTCACCGGCGGTGGCATCCCGGGCAACCTGGTGCGGATCCTGCCGGAGCACGTCGACGCGGTGGTCAACCGCTCCACCTGGAAGCCGCAGCCGATCTTCGACCTGATCCAGTCCAAGGGGCGGATCGAGGACCCGGAGATGGAGTCGACCTTCAACATGGGCGTCGGCATGTTCGCGATCGTCTCGGCGGAGGACGCCGACCGCGCGCTGGCCACCCTGGCCGGCCGTGGCGTGGACGCCTGGCAGGCCGGCGAGATCATCGAGGGCACCGGCAACGTGCAGATGATCGGCCAGCACACTCGGGGATGA
- the amcB gene encoding cyclophane-forming radical SAM peptide maturase AmcB, with the protein MRGIAAVPSYVVMQPTTLCNLDCAYCYLPFRAADRRMPVAVAEAVAASVEAWAASGRFSVVWHGGEPLAAGREHLAALMAPFGSGVEHHVQTNATLIDDAWCAFFVEHGVRVSVSVDGPRERNGDRVTRGGAPAYDRIVRGVEALRRHGLPFSALAVVGRPGPGLATELYDYFLDLGCDVLGVNIEETEGVNTRGNAHDVAAVTAFWAELVAAWRRAPRIHLREVEWSLRYAAAVLDGTADDLLPRQLDPIPTVGHDGSVVVLSPELAGFSDPRYGDFSSGNVLVTPLGEILAGAADTPWVGEFLAGVEACRSSCAYFGFCGGGHAANRYFEQGRFDGTETEHCRNSKIRLLEGVLEHARDHESPAA; encoded by the coding sequence ATGCGCGGCATCGCGGCCGTCCCCTCGTACGTGGTGATGCAGCCGACGACGCTCTGCAACCTGGACTGCGCCTACTGCTACCTGCCGTTCCGCGCGGCGGACCGGCGGATGCCGGTGGCGGTGGCGGAGGCGGTGGCCGCCTCGGTCGAGGCGTGGGCGGCGTCGGGGCGGTTCTCGGTGGTGTGGCACGGCGGGGAGCCGCTGGCCGCCGGGCGGGAGCACCTGGCCGCGCTGATGGCCCCGTTCGGGTCGGGGGTGGAGCACCACGTCCAGACCAACGCCACGCTGATCGACGACGCCTGGTGCGCGTTCTTCGTCGAGCACGGGGTGCGGGTCAGCGTGAGCGTGGACGGGCCCCGGGAGCGCAACGGCGACCGGGTGACCCGGGGCGGGGCGCCGGCGTACGACCGGATCGTGCGCGGCGTCGAGGCGCTGCGCCGGCACGGCCTGCCCTTCTCGGCGTTGGCGGTGGTCGGCCGGCCCGGCCCGGGGCTCGCCACCGAGCTGTACGACTACTTCCTCGACCTCGGGTGCGACGTGCTCGGCGTCAACATCGAGGAGACCGAGGGGGTCAACACCCGGGGCAACGCGCACGACGTGGCGGCGGTGACCGCCTTCTGGGCCGAGCTGGTGGCGGCCTGGCGTCGGGCGCCGAGGATCCACCTGCGCGAGGTGGAGTGGTCGCTGCGGTACGCCGCGGCGGTGCTCGACGGCACCGCCGACGACCTGCTGCCCCGGCAGCTGGACCCGATCCCGACGGTCGGTCACGACGGTTCGGTGGTGGTGCTCTCCCCGGAGCTGGCCGGTTTCTCCGATCCCCGGTACGGCGACTTCAGCAGCGGCAACGTCCTGGTCACCCCGCTGGGCGAGATCCTGGCCGGCGCGGCGGACACCCCGTGGGTCGGCGAGTTCCTGGCCGGGGTCGAGGCGTGCCGGTCGTCGTGTGCGTACTTCGGCTTCTGCGGCGGCGGCCACGCGGCCAACCGCTACTTCGAGCAGGGCCGGTTCGACGGTACGGAGACCGAGCACTGCCGCAACAGCAAGATCCGCCTACTGGAGGGAGTGTTGGAGCATGCCCGAGACCACGAGTCACCGGCGGCCTGA
- the amcA gene encoding multiple cyclophane-containing RiPP AmcA yields the protein MPETTSHRRPERVGGGVPDPVVDRVRQAATGLTALLREAEAARRSRAEVSGPEGSGAVCAWNHFENIPTFYNWNNRPR from the coding sequence ATGCCCGAGACCACGAGTCACCGGCGGCCTGAGCGCGTCGGGGGTGGCGTCCCGGATCCGGTCGTCGACCGGGTGCGTCAGGCGGCCACCGGGTTGACCGCCCTGCTCCGGGAGGCCGAGGCCGCGCGGCGGTCACGGGCGGAGGTGTCGGGCCCGGAGGGCTCCGGCGCGGTCTGCGCCTGGAACCACTTCGAGAACATCCCGACCTTCTACAACTGGAACAACCGGCCGCGCTGA
- a CDS encoding DUF3073 domain-containing protein: protein MGRGRAKAKQTKVARELKYHSPNTDLTALQRELAGAGKSEHNFDDDYKEYVDDDDEDHADDDPDTWVPPTR from the coding sequence ATGGGGCGCGGCCGTGCTAAGGCCAAGCAGACGAAGGTGGCCCGGGAGTTGAAGTACCACTCCCCGAACACCGACCTCACCGCCTTGCAGCGCGAACTGGCGGGTGCTGGTAAGTCTGAGCACAACTTCGACGACGACTACAAAGAGTATGTCGACGACGATGATGAGGATCACGCGGACGACGACCCGGACACCTGGGTTCCTCCGACCCGCTGA